The Pseudoxanthomonas sp. genome segment CATGGACCGCTTCGGCCACTTCATCGACGGCGAACCGCGCCCGGGCAGCGCCTGGCGTCCCGTGTTCGAACCGGCGGCGGGAAAGGTCTACGCCGAGGTCGCCGACGGCAGCGAGCATGACGTCCTGCTGGCCGTGCAGGCCGCCGAAGCGGCATTCCCGGCCTGGTCGGCGCTCACCACCTCCGGACGCGCACGCTGGCTGGAACGGCTGGCCGATGCGCTGGAACAGCGGCGCGACGTGTTCGCCGCCGCCGAATCGCGCGATACCGGCAAGCCGCTGGCACTGGCACGCGACATCGAGATTCCCCGTGCCATCGCCAACCTGCGGTTCTTCGCCCATGCGGCCACCCAGTTCGCCAGCGAATCGCACCATGGCGAGGCCGGGTTGAACTACACCCTGCGGCAGCCCTTGGGCGTGGTCGCGACGATCTCGCCCTGGAACCTGCCGCTCTACCTGCTCACCTGGAAGGTGGCGCCCGCGCTGGCGGCCGGCAACACCGTGGTGGCCAAGCCATCGGAGGTCACGCCGGCCACCGCCACGATGCTGGGCGACCTGGCGGCCGAGGTCGGCCTGCCCCGCGGCGTGCTGAACCTCGTGCACGGAAGCGGCACGGCGGTCGGCGAACCGCTGGTGCTGCATCCCGCCGTCAAGGCCGTCTCCTTCACCGGCAGCACCGCGGTCGGCAAGCGGATCGCCGGACTGGCGGGGCCGCTGCTGAAGAAGGTATCGCTGGAGCTGGGCGGCAAGAACGCGACGCTCGTCTTCGCCAACAGCGACTGGCGGGCGCACCTGGACACGCTGCTGCGCTCGGCATTCCAGAACGCCGGACAGATCTGCCTGTGCGGTTCCCGGCTGCTGGTGCAGCAGGCGATCTACGACGAATTCCGCGACGCCCTGGTGGAACGCGCCGCCACGTGGCAGGCCGGGCCGCTCGACGACCCTTCGACCCGCCTGGGTGCGCTGGTATCGCAGGCGCATTACGACAAGGTGCTGGCGTGCATATCGCGCGCGCGCGTCGACGGCGGTCGCGTGCTGGCCGGCGGCCACGCGCTGGACCGTCCCGGCTGGTACGTCGCCCCCACCGTGATCGAAGGCCTGGGGCCGGAGGCGGCGACCAACCGCGAGGAGATCTTCGGTCCGGTCGTGACGCTGCAACCGTTCGAGGACGAGGCCCACGCGCTCTCGCTGGCGAACGCGGGCGACTACGGACTGGCGGCGACCGTGTGGACCCGCGACCTGGATCGCGCCCATCGGCTGGCGACGCAGCTGCGCGCCGGCATCGTCTGGATCAACACCTGGATGACCCGCGACCTGCGCACGCCCTTCGGCGGCACGGGCGCGTCGGGCCTCGGCCGCGAAGGCGGGCTGGAGGCCATGCGTTTCTTTACCGAACCCAAGAACGTCTGCGTGGCGTTGCGCTGAGGATGAACACACCGATGTCTGAACCGACCGAACTCGAGAAACTGCTGCAGAACAACCGCGACTGGGCCGACCGCATCAAGCAGGAGGATCCCGGCTTCTTCAAGCGCCTGTCGCAGCAGCAGTCGCCGCGCTACCTGTGGATCGGCTGTTCCGATTCGCGCGTGCCCGCCAACCAGATCCTGGGCCTGGACCCGGGCGAGGTGTTCGTCCACCGCAACATCGCCAACGTGATGTCGCACGGCGACCTCAACGCGCTGTCGGTGATCCAGTTCGCCGTCGACATCCTCAAGGTCGAGCACATCCTGCTGGTCGGCCATTACGGCTGCGGCGGCGTGCATGCGGCCATGACCGGACTGCGCGTGGGCCTGGCCGACAACTGGCTGCGCCACGTGGCCGACGTGGCGATGAAGCATGCGGACCTGCTGGGCCAGGTGGATACCGAATCGCTGCGCCACGCGCGCCTGTGCGAACTGAACGTCATCGAGCAGGTCTTCAATGTCTGCCAGACCACCGTGGTCCAGGACGCCTGGACGCGGGGCCAGCCGCTGGCGGTACACGGCTGGGTCTACAGCCTGTTCGACGGGCGTGTGCGCGAACTGGGCATGGACGTGAGCGCCGCGGACGAACTGCAACCCGCTTACCAGCGCGCCCTCGCCGGCGTGCCGCCCAAGGGCAAGCGCGATGAGTGAGGTCGTCCACGCCGATGGCGCACCGAAGCCCGTCGGCCAGTACCCCCATGCGCGTCGCGTCGGCGACCTGCTGTTCCTCTCCGGCATCGGCCCGCGCGATCCGGCCACCAACGCCATCGTCGGCAACGTGCACGATGCGGACGGACGCCTGATCAGCTACGACATCGAGGCGCAGTGCCGGGCCGTGTTCGGCAACGTGCGCGCGGTCCTGCAGGCCAGTGGTGCACGCTGGGAGGACTTGGTGGACGTGACCGTCTACCTCACCGACATGGCACACGACTTCAAGGCGTACAACCGGGTCTGGGCGGAATACTTCGCCGACGCCGCCACCGCGCCCTGCCGCACCACGCTGGGCATCACCGCCCTGCCCACGCCGATCGCCATCGAACTGAAGTGCATTGCATGGCTGGGAAAGGACGCTCACCGATGAGCAAGATACTGTTCGCCTCCCTCCTCGCTCTCTGTCTGAATGCCGGCGCCCGCGCCGAGGGCTTGCCGGCAGACCATGCCGAACTGGCTGCTCTCCGCAAGCAGGACCAGGCCGACCGTCAGGGCAAGATCGATTGGAGCGAGGTGGCGCTCCGCGACGCCGCCAGGCTCGCACGGGTGAGGGCCTTGATGCGCGAAGGCGCCATGCGCACCGCCGCCGACTATGAAAACGCCGCGTGGGTGTTCCAGCATGGCGATACGGCCGAAGACATCCGCATCGCCCATGCGCTGGCGACGCTGGCAATGAACATCGGCGCGGATGACGGCGGACGCCGCCGCTGGCTCGTCGCCGCGTCATGGGATCGCCTGCTCATGCGGCAGCAGCAGCCGCAGTGGTACGGGACGCAGTTCCTGAGCGATGCGAAAGGCATGTATCTCTACCCCGTGGCGGTGGACGCGGTCACCGACGAAGAACGCAAGAAAATGATCGGCCTTACGCTGGCGGAATCGCAGGCGAAGACCGTGGAGATGGCCCGCAACGCCGGTATCCCGGTCCGCGACCCGGCACCGACGATCGAGGACCTGAAGCGCGCTTCCAAGCCGTCGGCCAAGGGAGGTTGACATGCTGCCCAACCCGCTCAACTTCCAGGCGTGGATCGACGAACACCGCCACCTGC includes the following:
- a CDS encoding aldehyde dehydrogenase, whose amino-acid sequence is MDMDRFGHFIDGEPRPGSAWRPVFEPAAGKVYAEVADGSEHDVLLAVQAAEAAFPAWSALTTSGRARWLERLADALEQRRDVFAAAESRDTGKPLALARDIEIPRAIANLRFFAHAATQFASESHHGEAGLNYTLRQPLGVVATISPWNLPLYLLTWKVAPALAAGNTVVAKPSEVTPATATMLGDLAAEVGLPRGVLNLVHGSGTAVGEPLVLHPAVKAVSFTGSTAVGKRIAGLAGPLLKKVSLELGGKNATLVFANSDWRAHLDTLLRSAFQNAGQICLCGSRLLVQQAIYDEFRDALVERAATWQAGPLDDPSTRLGALVSQAHYDKVLACISRARVDGGRVLAGGHALDRPGWYVAPTVIEGLGPEAATNREEIFGPVVTLQPFEDEAHALSLANAGDYGLAATVWTRDLDRAHRLATQLRAGIVWINTWMTRDLRTPFGGTGASGLGREGGLEAMRFFTEPKNVCVALR
- a CDS encoding RidA family protein; translated protein: MSEVVHADGAPKPVGQYPHARRVGDLLFLSGIGPRDPATNAIVGNVHDADGRLISYDIEAQCRAVFGNVRAVLQASGARWEDLVDVTVYLTDMAHDFKAYNRVWAEYFADAATAPCRTTLGITALPTPIAIELKCIAWLGKDAHR
- the can gene encoding carbonate dehydratase, whose product is MSEPTELEKLLQNNRDWADRIKQEDPGFFKRLSQQQSPRYLWIGCSDSRVPANQILGLDPGEVFVHRNIANVMSHGDLNALSVIQFAVDILKVEHILLVGHYGCGGVHAAMTGLRVGLADNWLRHVADVAMKHADLLGQVDTESLRHARLCELNVIEQVFNVCQTTVVQDAWTRGQPLAVHGWVYSLFDGRVRELGMDVSAADELQPAYQRALAGVPPKGKRDE